TAGAGCTTCATCGCTTCTTCCGAATCGCGACGCATCTGCGCCTTTATTTCACTGACTTGCGCGTGGCAGCTAGCCATGGCCTTGCGGATTTCGTCCGGCGTTCGACTTGCAAGCTCAGTCTCCTCCGGTACGTAGCTGGCGTACGGAATCTCGGCGTCAATACTTCCGCGGTACCCTTGGGCTTTATTGATTGCCATTCGAATTCGATCACTACCGCGGTATCCGGCATCGTGTAGTGCACCTTGAGCCGTCGCTGCTTCATTAATGTCTGGTGCTGAATCGAAGTCGATTTTTTTCAGAGCTTCGCGAACCTCTTTCGCTACGGGGTACAATTCGCAATCGCGAGGTGTCTCGCTGCTAGCAATCGCGAGACAATCAGAGTTTTGGCGTCGGAACTGAGCCAGCGATTGGGTCAACTTTTGATAGGGATTTGCCATCGTGTCGAGGTCGGCAACATCAAGTCTAAGCTTAGACGCAATTCGCTTGATTTCCTTGTCGTAAAAACGAATGTTATCCTTATAAACATCAGCACCCGTCATCATCTCGTCGGGAGTTGCAAGGGGTGGCGTGGAATCTTGCGAACCATCTTGATTGGCACTTGTGGACGCGGCCTGCTGTAACTTCAATGCTGCAGCTCGCTCTCGACTTTCTTTGACCGCATCAGAAAGTGACAACTGCGGCGGAACTGGTCGTGGGATCTGTGGTTGATTGTAATATTGATTTCGATCGTCGATTTCTTTTGTTCGATCGCGACACTGAAAATCTTCATTGTCGAAGCTCACGGCTTTTTCGCCGTCAGCTGGCATCTTTGGTCCAACTGGAGATACATAAATCAAATTGTTCTCAGTTCCGATGGATTTCGATCCAAGCTTTGCCTGCAACGCCGTTGCGCAGGCCTTCCCACCTTTCGAGTCTGCTTTACAGGAAAGCGGATTCAATGGGCGAACGTCTTTTGCCTGATTGCTTTCGAGGACTGCCTCTTTGATCCAGCCAGTCTGTCCCGTTTCAGTCTCGATTAATCGCCAGGTTGTCGTATCGCAGTCGAGTGCTCGGCTGAGCATTCGGAAGCTCTGATTTTTTTCGATAACCCCGACCGGAGCGCCGTACGCGGCCGTATTTGCCCCTTGTTCGGATCCGAATCGACCACGCTCATCGTCGGTTGTCTTACAAAGTGGCGGTGCAGAAACCAGCGGCAAAGTTTTTGTGACGACATAAGCTTGTTCCGTCGGCACATTCGGGCCAGGACTCTTCGGCTTTGCGTCTGCAGCTTGCGAGTTTTTCCCTTTAACAGGAACCGGGGCAACTCCCGACACTGATGACTGCACGCCGGCGGGAACTTGAACCACGTCCGGTTTAGCCGACACCAAAGTCGAAAGCGGCTTCACAGCAGGCGAACCGACAGCCGCCTTCACTTCGGACATATATTTTGAAACGAAAAATCCAAAGTAGTTTGATTTAGGAGTCGCGCCGTTTTTTTTGCTTGGGCGGCCTTCTCTTTTGACTTTCCCAAATTGTACAACGTTGTCGAGACACCCACATCTTTTGAGATGTCAAATCCTTGTGCTTTATAATCGTCTTGAACTTGGCGCACAATAGCCCCAACAAGTCGTATGCACTTCGCTGGATCAAGAATCTCTGCGCGAATCTCATCCATCGATTTCGCTGGACGACCTTCGATTTTGGCGACGTGAGCTTCGGCTTCTATCGCAGCCTGGTCGTTAATTTGCCCAAAGCCATAGGAAAACTTCTTACTTCCTACACCGGTAATTCCCATGTTGGCAGCAAGCCAGGTTTGTGCCGTATCTTTCATGCTCACGTTCATCGTGTTCTCTGCGATAATCGCACCAGCAATCATCACCGGGTCGATGTTATAAAGCTTCGCAACACGGTGGATTTCTGCGTTCATCGCGGGGCTCTTGATCACGGCGAGCAGTTCGTTGCGGGGCTTAACCCACGCACCATCGCTCATTTTTAGACGCTCGCAATACTGATCGAAGCTGCAGACATCTTTGAATGCTTTTTCCCAATCAGGAGCGGCTTGCGCAAATGGCACAAGAAGCAACGCTAGCATAATGAGAATAGAAAATAGACCGGTCATTATAAGAGTTAACGGTATATTTTCGATGAAACTATAAGCGGTTCCACGCCTTGAAGTATTATTTCGTTTGGAATCTTCGATCACAAGACAAAGGCCTAGCCTAGTGGCTTCAGAAATGCTGCCTGGGTAAAAAATCAGAGAATTTAATCACACCTCAATGCCCCAGCCGTCGAATTCACATTCACAGGCTGCTCCTTGGACGACGATCCAGGGAATCCATGCTTCAAGAATCTGTTCCGTTACTTCAGTAGGATGTGTTTTCCCATGGACTCGGAATTTACGAGAAAAGATACTTCCAGATTTCTCAACCATTAGGTTCAGACAATCATTTGCCTCTAAATTTTTAACTAATTTTTGTGCAGACTTTTCGTTAGGAGCATTAAAATAGAAATCAAGCTGAACCGATCGGTCAGAGGCCAGGCCGGCATCTCGAATCGCCTTCAAGGTCTCATTACTCATGAGCAAATGCCTTGCGGCGATTTCCTTAGCCTTTGATTCCTGCTTCTCAGTCATAAGTGATCCTCTTCGAGTGGTCCTCGATAACCGGGGAGGTTGTCATATCAGCGTTGATTTCAAAATCAAGGAAGTTTGGAGCTCGATAAAACCTCATCCGAAGAGCTTCTCGAACGCCATATTTCGAAAAAGTTATACAAAAAACACAATAAACAACTTACGTAAATTCAGCTCTTAGGTCAGAGCGCAAGCCTATTCGACTTTGGTCTGTTTAGATATGTAACTCAGGTTCCGAAAAGTCGAGTGTGCAAACCTGGTGTTTGAAGCTTCTAATTTTGCTACTATTGGGTGGACTTGGAATAGATCAAGTTTGCGCACAGGTGCATCCATCGGATCCCGACTGTCCAGACGCATTTCGCGACTTGTTTGCCACTCTCAAGTCGCACCTTGGTGACGCGGTCACCGACAAACGATTTCCCGATGTTGAAGTTTCCTTTCTTGGCCAAGGGCATGGCGGCGGCAATGTATATCACGTCAAACCCAAGGATGGATCCTCACCGTTTGTAGTGTAAGATTATGTATTAGGCGGCGACGATTCAGCTATCAACGATGCACTTGGTTTGCAGATTTTAGATCACATCACAAGTGGTCGTGCGACTCCAAAAGCAATGCGCCCCGTGAAGTTGCTCGAACGACTTGATATCGAAACTTTGAAGCTTGAATACGTTTCTGGAAGAGACATTCAAAAGATCGCAGCGGAAACCGTCGATGCTGAGGCTCGCACAAAGCTAGCGCGACTTTTTATGCGTCAGTTGGAAACGCTGAAAAACGATCTGCCTCACGGCAAAGAATTGACCGTTGGTAAATATAGCTACAAGGTCCTTGATTCGACCTACTATCCTTCCAAGGTGTCTGGCTTTCAAGATCTCGTGGTTGTACTTCGCAGAAAAGAATATCCAAAGGATCTTGTTCAGCTCTGGATCAAGCCCGATAATGTCGTAATTACGCCAGACGGCGACTTCGTTATTATCGATCCTCGATAGGAACTTCAGCATAACAAGATTAAATGTTCGATTAAGATCGAGAATTCCAACTATTTTAACTGATCTCGGAATGAGGCGACTTTAGAATCGTATGCCTGTTTTGAGAGTGAATCAATTTTTGCCGTGTACTTCCGAGACTTGTTTAGAATTGCGTTTGATGTTTTACGACTTAAGTCGTGGCTAAGGATCGCCGATAGAAGCAGTATGCAAAACAGTTCGACAGAAATTGATGGTTTGAAAATTCTGCTGGGCCATCATTCGTGTCTCATTTTGGACTCGTCCTTGTTGTTTACAACAAACCTTCGGGGAGCTTTACGTCTCCTTGGGCTTCCGGCAGGTCAAATTTTTACCGCCACGAATTTGGCGCAAGCCTCTGGTTTATTGAATGAGAAAAGACCCTCTCTTCTCATATGCAATTACTCATTGGAAAACACCGAAGCCTATAGTTTGGTTGAAAGTTTCGAGAAATCGCAACCCGAAAAAAACCGCGTTACGCTACTCACGATTTTCAAAGGCGAAACTCCGCTTATTTGCAGAGGCCAAGTCGATGGTCACATTGAAAAACCATTCAATATCGACGCGATCAGAAAAACTCTACTCAAAGCTCTGGTTAATAAGTTTTATCCTGATGAGTACACGCAGCATGTGCGTGCCGCAGATGACTTCGAAGAGGCTGGGAATCTAGCCCTCGCGATCGACAAATACGCGGAAGCCAAGAAATTGAGTCCAAAACCCTTTCGGGCTTGTCGTGGGTTGGCGAAGGTATTCCGACGTCAAGCCCGACTCGCTGAAGCCTTAGTTGAACTCCGCGTAGCTCGTTCCTATGAGCCGCTTGATTTTAAGACGGTCACCTGGGAATTTGAAGTTCTAATAGAACTTGGAGATTTTGAAAGTGCGGTCGGTCTTGTGCCTTTGATCCGTGACTCTTTTCCGCTCAGTCCTGAGCGCCTCGTTCAGCTTTTCGATGTCGTGAGGCTTTCGAATCGGATGGATGCGCTGGTTCCGCTTTTAAGAGTGTTTCGAACTATGACAAGAAGGACGAAACCTTTACTCAAAGCTATTGAAGTTTCGTTCTTTCACGCCGGAAGTTCGATGATTCCCGGCGATCTAAAAAAGAGTCATGAATATTTTGAAGTCGGGTTTAATTGCACCGGACGAAAATTCGAATTTATCGATAGCGTGGTCCGAGAATATCTCCGGCATAATTTAACAGCTGCGGCTGAATCGTTCTTATCAAAGACTGAAGCCTCAGACGTTGGATCAGGCAGCTACCAGAGGCTTTGTTTTGAGATGGATTGTCGGACTATGTCTCAGGAGCAGATTTTGAACCGCGGGCGAAAACTAATTGCCGATGGGCATGGGACGCCAGAAATTTTCTTGATGATGGTGGCTATGTTTGCGAAAGCTGGGAAAAAGACACTCGCAGAATCGATTATTTCAACAGCGACTGAGAAATTTCCTTTCTTGCGAAGTCAGCTTTACGAGGTACTGAGTCTTAGTTCGTCGTCAACTATCATTGATTTAAAAAAAGCGGCTTAAAACATTTTGAACGGCGTTCTGATAGTTCACTTCGACCTTTTTAGCGCCGAAGGACCAAAGACTGTACCTAAATCCGCCAGCCAGAGAACAGCCGAAAAAACCAAGCCGTACAATCGCCAAGGCCGGCGATGATCTAGCCCTAAGTAGCAGCCGCGATAGCGCCGGAAGCCTCCGGCCAATTTCATAAAGAAAAAGCGAAAATCTGCCGAAATAGACTAGTGAAATGTACTATAAAAACGCGTAACAAAATGATTCGCCCCCTTGCAATCATCGTTAGAATCTTGTCCGGACTAATATATTTCGGCCAAGTGACGGCCACCTACGCCGCTAGCCAGGCGACGATGCAGGAAGTTGATGCGATAGTGCAAGAAGCCGGCAGTATTGATGGACTTCTTGCGAGTTCCGAAATTCAAGACAAGTATTTTCTCGCGCTGAAAGCGTATTACGGCAACGATGAGAGATTTACTCGCGGATCATTCGATGCCATCCTCGGTCAACTTAGAAGAGTCGCACAATCCCTTCCGTCCATTAAAGATCGCCTTTGGGAGGAAATCCCAAGACATAGTTTTGCAGTTCAATCGGATGTTAAAACTCATGGGCGACTCCTCAACGCCAAAAAATGGGCTCAACATATTGCTACCACAAAAGATGAATTAAACTTAGCCGCGGAGGACTTCAATAAGGCTCATGCGATGGTCGCGGGCGAGCCTTCGCCAAAGCCGGTGCAGTCTGCGATCGCAACAATTGAAACTCATATTGCGAATTTTGAAAAAGACATCGCGACTCTTCCCAAAAAAACCCGCGAACTAAAACGTGTTGATTTCTATAAGGGACTTGAAAATGATGAGAGTATCAAATCGCTCGCGGCGAAGATTGTCGCTGACCACCTCGCGAAGACGGAAGTTGCCGAAAAGCTTTCGACGACCAATCCTGACATTCTCATCGACCGGCTAATGGATCTTACACAGAACCCTCATAAACTAATACAGGGATCCGACGGCGATACGCTTAAGAAAATTCCCCCCGGCTTGATCAGGGCGATTAAGAAACAGCTTCCAGATGTAACCGTGCTACTTCAATCCACAGACATCTTTCCGGTGGCAACGCGGTTAACGAATGAGGGGCAGTCGCCCGTACTAGCTGGAAATCCGGGCGAATACCGGTTCACAACAATTCCGCGCCGAATCCACGGTATATTTAAG
The Deltaproteobacteria bacterium genome window above contains:
- a CDS encoding ribonuclease E inhibitor RraB — translated: MTEKQESKAKEIAARHLLMSNETLKAIRDAGLASDRSVQLDFYFNAPNEKSAQKLVKNLEANDCLNLMVEKSGSIFSRKFRVHGKTHPTEVTEQILEAWIPWIVVQGAACECEFDGWGIEV
- a CDS encoding DUF1402 family protein, which translates into the protein MTGLFSILIMLALLLVPFAQAAPDWEKAFKDVCSFDQYCERLKMSDGAWVKPRNELLAVIKSPAMNAEIHRVAKLYNIDPVMIAGAIIAENTMNVSMKDTAQTWLAANMGITGVGSKKFSYGFGQINDQAAIEAEAHVAKIEGRPAKSMDEIRAEILDPAKCIRLVGAIVRQVQDDYKAQGFDISKDVGVSTTLYNLGKSKEKAAQAKKTARLLNQTTLDFSFQNICPK